A DNA window from Schistocerca americana isolate TAMUIC-IGC-003095 chromosome 4, iqSchAmer2.1, whole genome shotgun sequence contains the following coding sequences:
- the LOC124612374 gene encoding nascent polypeptide-associated complex subunit alpha, muscle-specific form-like isoform X2, whose amino-acid sequence MTKKAKSKTKSDEAPPKSAPSEKQTTEPGTGPGSGQKAGAAAPPQPPTSAGAGPAPQPPEAAKPKDSPAAAAAIPTPAPPNAKSDESKISEQPEMGSQAPTQLVVVGSPLEKPPTDQSPSQLGVVDSPSKEPVTVQASPQLGLVGSSLEKPLKTQSPPQLEVMGSLPIVQASPETGNLVSPQEKPPTAQAPPQLGVMGSPPEKPPTAEESPQLGVMVSPPGKPPIAQAPPRLGVVGSPAEKPPPPKKDVASNNEPKPSVPVQSEPPKEQPTVPQPTSQPLPQPLVGDPSLSPEPSDKTREVPIEKSQTEKSSQPIAPRKVQDPERDLADKNKKVSSNSAKAASNGQPSKQHAEKQNKRQVAKESVQTNSVLKGDPNAKKPSGIDNKQSTQDKVTEKQESSSEPKTTKDNTAAKANEVKDEPNKNQLAGATSETLIKQNSGNEVSEKVTDAEAPKPKDSNKNTPAPATENIKSAEKRETSKDQTADGKTSEQKFPTAPGNQQKPPSPKTEPNEKVNKNAPSKKSKQKNETGVSQSEGAPNLKEVKPASKGGKKDTTKTATGAEISPEVKEAPNLSITTENSKKSPSNILLETELPTLEAVASNHSAQVKDDGSKMNQQTKIATDPKDSKEGPSKDEAQSKSSGKKKNRQRKKSVSEDAKPSEANDNKGPQEVAKPKNNEKKKPAPASPSKEKESNRDTASAPGEKNRKNVSGESAGTGPKVSPEKSPTVEKSPVTAEKDSSDKTQVINAESQPEEQEASKKKKRNRHKKKNKVGDNSTDENVEGGKQQDTNVTAVGGERKAKEKQQTTAPPTNKSKGQQKDSQPGQTKASKGTQPVPTTTQDGQPSDETPAKQASGTTTQTASAKKRNRRKKKGASGIEKDGDASILPESKSAESKETSVAKPEEQKPRVNIPSTQTKTDETNKKKTDSKATTKPEKPQQQDAQFSEGTEDQSENFVEVKSKNKRNKKKKLDSAEAKEDVSKIGPENIVDASVSSSEGNTGTENAGGDSVKEVTNKVSPPKISQEAREQKMLNKKLAERAQLKIKKQIESNALSEVEKSEKYLETITKNLRELTKLRSSRLEDVLQQPGDEEFDYEYTPVQRNTFLATTCHVCKESKQREVMKVCEQCHLMSYCSEEHQKSDWSAHKDLCQAVSEMCKERGTDNLYAPAVGLSAEEYRGYRMNALLECSAILNRQLEPYEQEIILYPNVCHTCHLPSAANLHTCESCSMVSYCSPEHRPPNHDVWCHDLQLYKSLIIYQSRNGVINPQLPVFLPESFQPLSGDMQSDLLKLSGGVEASPLERAVLSEIATGPLTALFALQKSNKVSGTTEKLVVHFVGAEWSFEMERADKWEAFLLHLVPSLKALVLVFVGPEVCSLPPEARGLMQKQSTLCPQCQEKFRTVEMVIPPQTFYHEYVASQDYIPPTIICAYNAGLYRPNGHKDIDSWSDTVTALLKDPSVPVAVTSYTAEEVLKDAERLQHHRALNFVLPPSQNPYRSLRPNRNFASDDVTPVIFKNYYIMIATSLAQ is encoded by the exons ATGACGAAGAAGGCGAAGAGCAAGACAAAAAGTGATGAGGCGCCACCGAAATCGGCGCCTTCCGAGAAACAGACTACAGAGCCCGGCACAGGTCCTGGCAGTGGCCAAAAAGCAGGTGCTGCTGCGCCCCCGCAGCCGCCCACGTCAGCAGGAGCagggccggcgccacagccaccaGAGGCGGCCAAGCCGAAGGACTCgccagctgcagctgcagccatCCCCACACCAGCTCCACCTAACGCCAAGAGCGACGAGTCCAAAATCTCGGAGCAGCCTGAGATGGGATCCCAAGCACCTACTCAGTTGGTAGTTGTGGGCTCCCCACTAGAAAAGCCTCCTACAGATCAGTCACCTTCACAGTTGGGAGTAGTGGACTCTCCATCAAAAGAGCCTGTTACAGTTCAGGCATCTCCACAGTTGGGACTCGTGGGCTCCTCATTAGAAAAGCCTCTTAAAACACAGTCACCTCCACAGTTGGAAGTTATGGGCTCCCTACCAATAGTTCAGGCATCTCCTGAGACAGGAAACCTGGTCTCCCCACAAGAAAAGCCTCCTACAGCCCAGGCACCTCCACAGTTGGGAGTTATGGGCTCCCCACCAGAAAAGCCTCCTACTGCCGAGGAATCTCCACAGTTGGGAGTCATGGTCTCCCCACCAGGTAAGCCTCCTATAGCTCAGGCACCTCCGCGGTTGGGAGTCGTTGGTTCTCCAGCGGAAAAGCCTCCACCACCCAAGAAGGATGTTGCTTCAAACAATGAACCAAAGCCGAGTGTTCCAGTGCAAAGTGAACCTCCGAAGGAACAGCCCACAGTTCCTCAGCCTACCAGTCAGCCTTTACCACAACCACTGGTCGGTGACCCCTCCCTCAGTCCTGAACCCAGTGATAAAACGCGAGAGGTGCCCATAGAAAAATCTCAGACGGAAAAGAGCTCACAGCCTATTGCTCCACGAAAGGTACAAGATCCTGAAAGAGATCTTGCAGATAAGAATAAAAAGGTATCGTCAAATTCAGCAAAGGCAGCATCTAATGGACAGCCCTCTAAACAGCATGCAGAGAAACAGAACAAACGCCAAGTGGCTAAGGAAAGCGTCCAAACGAATTCTGTACTGAAAGGAGATCCTAATGCCAAAAAGCCGTCGGGAATAGATAACAAGCAAAGCACTCAGGACAAAGTAACAGAAAAACAAGAGTCTAGTAGTGAACCCAAAACAACGAAAGACAACACAGCAGCAAAAGCGAACGAAGTAAAAGACGAACCAAACAAAAATCAGCTTGCTGGAGCAACGTCGGAGACTCTCATTAAGCAAAATAGTGGGAACGAAGTCTCCGAAAAGGTAACGGATGCGGAGGCACCAAAACCGAAGGACTCTAACAAAAATACACCTGCCCCCGCGACAGAGAACATAAAATCGGCAGAGAAACGAGAAACATCGAAAGACCAAACAGCTGATGGAAAGACGTCAGAACAAAAATTTCCAACAGCACCAGGAAATCAGCAGAAGCCACCATCACCAAAAACCGAGCCCAATGAGAAAGTTAATAAAAATGCACCGTCAAAGAAAAGTAAACAGAAAAACGAGACGGGTGTGTCCCAGAGTGAAGGGGCTCCAAATTTGAAGGAAGTGAAGCCAGCAAGCAAAGGCGGAAAGAAGGATACCACTAAAACGGCTACCGGTGCTGAGATTTCGCCAGAAGTGAAAGAAGCACCTAATTTGTCCATAACAACGGAAAATTCGAAAAAATCTCCCTCTAACATACTCCTAGAGACTGAACTTCCAACTTTAGAAGCAGTTGCGTCTAATCACTCGGCCCAAGTCAAAGACGATGGCAGCAAAATGAATCAGCAAACTAAGATCGCAACGGATCCCAAAGACAGCAAAGAAGGTCCCAGTAAGGATGAGGCACAATCTAAATCGAGCGGCAAGAAGAAGAATCGTCAGCGGAAGAAATCGGTTTCAGAAGACGCTAAGCCGTCAGAGGCGAATGACAATAAGGGACCACAAGAGGTTGCCAAGCCcaaaaacaatgaaaagaaaaagcCGGCACCTGCTTCACCATCCAAGGAAAAGGAATCAAACCGCGACACTGCTTCAGCGCCTGGGGAGAAGAATCGAAAGAATGTGTCTGGTGAAAGTGCAGGTACAGGACCTAAAGTTTCACCAGAGAAGTCGCCCACGGTAGAGAAGTCTCCGGTAACTGCTGAGAAAGACTCGTCAGACAAAACACAAGTAATAAATGCTGAGTCACAACCCGAAgaacaagaagcttcaaagaaaaagaaacgaaatcgtcataagaagaagaacaaagttGGAGATAATTCTACCGATGAAAACGTCGAGGGAGGAAAACAGCAAGATACGAATGTAACGGCTGTCGGCGGCGAACGCAAAGCAAAGGAGAAACAACAAACTACCGCGCCGCCAACAAATAAGTCGAAAGGTCAGCAAAAAGATTCCCAGCCGGGCCAAACAAAGGCGAGTAAGGGAACACAGCCAGTTCCTACAACGACGCAAGATGGTCAACCGTCGGATGAAACTCCAGCAAAACAAGCCTCTGGTACAACCACCCAAACAGCATCTGCTAAGAAACGGAACCGCCGCAAGAAGAAGGGGGCCTCAGGGATAGAGAAAGACGGTGATGCCAGCATACTGCCAGAGAGCAAGTCTGCAGAATCAAAAGAAACATCAGTTGCCAAACCAGAAGAACAAAAACCGAGAGTTAATATTCCATCAACGCAAACGAAAACGGACGAGACCaataaaaagaaaactgattcAAAGGCAACAACTAAGCCCGAGAAACCTCAGCAACAAGATGCTCAGTTCTCTGAGGGGACCGAAGACCAATCTGAAAATTTCGTAGAAGTTAAATCGAAGaataagagaaacaagaaaaagaaactaGATTCAGCAGAGGCAAAGGAGG ATGTGTCAAAAATTGGCCCAGAGAACATTGTAGACGCGAGCGTCAGTAGCAGTGAGGGCAACACGGGAACGGAAAATGCGGGTGGCGATTCTGTGAAAGAAGTGACGAACAAAGTGTCGCCACCGAAAATTAGCCAAGAAGCCAGAGAGCAGAAGATGCTAAATAAGAAATTGGCAGAACGAGCACAGCTTAAgattaagaaacaaattgaatctAATGCTCTGTCAGAAGTGGAGAAATCGGAGAAATACTTAGAAACCATAACAAAAAACCTCCGGGAACTGACTAAACTGCGTTCATCGAGACTGGAAGATGTCCTACAACAACCAGGCGATGAAGAATTCGATTACGAATACACACCGGTTCAGAGAAATACCTTTCTCGCAACAACGTGCCACGTTTGCAAAGAGTCAAAGCAGAGGGAGGTGATGAAGGTCTGCGAACAGTGCCACTTAATGAGCTACTGCTCTGAAGAGCATCAGAAATCTGACTGGTCAGCGCACAAAGATCTCTGTCAAGCTGTCAGCGAAATGTGCAAAGAAAGAGGCACAGATAATCTCTACGCTCCAGCTGTGGGTCTCTCCGCAGAAGAATATAGGGGATATAGAATGAACGCACTCCTCGAGTGTTCTGCTATTCTAAACCGTCAACTGGAGCCATACGAACAGGAAATTATTTTGTATCCTAATGTGTGCCATACTTGTCATTTGCCTTCTGCCGCCAATCTGCACACTTGTGAGTCGTGCAGTATGGTGAGCTACTGCTCGCCTGAACACAGGCCGCCAAACCACGACGTGTGGTGTCACGACCTACAACTGTACAAAAGTTTAATTATATACCAGAGCAGAAACGGCGTCATAAACCCACAGCTGCCAGTGTTTCTCCCCGAGAGCTTCCAGCCGCTCAGTGGTGACATGCAGTCGGATCTGCTGAAGCTTTCCGGCGGTGTGGAAGCCAGTCCCTTAGAGCGAGCAGTACTCTCCGAAATTGCCACCGGGCCGCTCACAGCTCTCTTCGCACTTCAAAAGTCGAATAAAGTCAGCGGAACTACGGAGAAgctggtagtccatttcgtggGCGCAGAGTGGTCGTTCGAAATGGAAAGAGCCGACAAGTGGGAGGCATTCCTGCTGCACCTAGTTCCCAGCCTGAAAGCTCTAGTCCTCGTCTTCGTCGGGCCTGAGGTGTGCAGTCTGCCACCGGAAGCGCGGGGTCTAATGCAGAAGCAGTCCACACTGTGCCCTCAGTGCCAGGAGAAATTCCGCACCGTGGAAATGGTAATCCCTCCACAGACCTTTTACCACGAGTACGTCGCTTCGCAGGACTACATCCCGCCCACCATCATCTGTGCCTACAACGCTGGACTGTACAGGCCGAATGGTCACAAGGATATAGACTCCTGGTCCGACACCGTGACAGCGCTGTTGAAAGATCCTAGTGTCCCAGTCGCGGTTACATCGTACACTGCGGAGGAAGTACTCAAGGATGCAGAAAGGCTGCAGCATCATAGGGCATTGAACTTTGTCTTGCCACCCTCGCAGAATCCGTACCGCAGTCTGAGGCCTAATAGAAACTTCGCCAGCGATGACGTCACGCCCGTCATCTTCAAGAACTACTACATAATGATAGCAACATCGCTTGCACAATGA
- the LOC124612374 gene encoding nascent polypeptide-associated complex subunit alpha, muscle-specific form-like isoform X1, with translation MTKKAKSKTKSDEAPPKSAPSEKQTTEPGTGPGSGQKAGAAAPPQPPTSAGAGPAPQPPEAAKPKDSPAAAAAIPTPAPPNAKSDESKISEQPEMGSQAPTQLVVVGSPLEKPPTDQSPSQLGVVDSPSKEPVTVQASPQLGLVGSSLEKPLKTQSPPQLEVMGSLPIVQASPETGNLVSPQEKPPTAQAPPQLGVMGSPPEKPPTAEESPQLGVMVSPPGKPPIAQAPPRLGVVGSPAEKPPPPKKDVASNNEPKPSVPVQSEPPKEQPTVPQPTSQPLPQPLVGDPSLSPEPSDKTREVPIEKSQTEKSSQPIAPRKVQDPERDLADKNKKVSSNSAKAASNGQPSKQHAEKQNKRQVAKESVQTNSVLKGDPNAKKPSGIDNKQSTQDKVTEKQESSSEPKTTKDNTAAKANEVKDEPNKNQLAGATSETLIKQNSGNEVSEKVTDAEAPKPKDSNKNTPAPATENIKSAEKRETSKDQTADGKTSEQKFPTAPGNQQKPPSPKTEPNEKVNKNAPSKKSKQKNETGVSQSEGAPNLKEVKPASKGGKKDTTKTATGAEISPEVKEAPNLSITTENSKKSPSNILLETELPTLEAVASNHSAQVKDDGSKMNQQTKIATDPKDSKEGPSKDEAQSKSSGKKKNRQRKKSVSEDAKPSEANDNKGPQEVAKPKNNEKKKPAPASPSKEKESNRDTASAPGEKNRKNVSGESAGTGPKVSPEKSPTVEKSPVTAEKDSSDKTQVINAESQPEEQEASKKKKRNRHKKKNKVGDNSTDENVEGGKQQDTNVTAVGGERKAKEKQQTTAPPTNKSKGQQKDSQPGQTKASKGTQPVPTTTQDGQPSDETPAKQASGTTTQTASAKKRNRRKKKGASGIEKDGDASILPESKSAESKETSVAKPEEQKPRVNIPSTQTKTDETNKKKTDSKATTKPEKPQQQDAQFSEGTEDQSENFVEVKSKNKRNKKKKLDSAEAKEDSARSLSSSNNVSKIGPENIVDASVSSSEGNTGTENAGGDSVKEVTNKVSPPKISQEAREQKMLNKKLAERAQLKIKKQIESNALSEVEKSEKYLETITKNLRELTKLRSSRLEDVLQQPGDEEFDYEYTPVQRNTFLATTCHVCKESKQREVMKVCEQCHLMSYCSEEHQKSDWSAHKDLCQAVSEMCKERGTDNLYAPAVGLSAEEYRGYRMNALLECSAILNRQLEPYEQEIILYPNVCHTCHLPSAANLHTCESCSMVSYCSPEHRPPNHDVWCHDLQLYKSLIIYQSRNGVINPQLPVFLPESFQPLSGDMQSDLLKLSGGVEASPLERAVLSEIATGPLTALFALQKSNKVSGTTEKLVVHFVGAEWSFEMERADKWEAFLLHLVPSLKALVLVFVGPEVCSLPPEARGLMQKQSTLCPQCQEKFRTVEMVIPPQTFYHEYVASQDYIPPTIICAYNAGLYRPNGHKDIDSWSDTVTALLKDPSVPVAVTSYTAEEVLKDAERLQHHRALNFVLPPSQNPYRSLRPNRNFASDDVTPVIFKNYYIMIATSLAQ, from the coding sequence ATGACGAAGAAGGCGAAGAGCAAGACAAAAAGTGATGAGGCGCCACCGAAATCGGCGCCTTCCGAGAAACAGACTACAGAGCCCGGCACAGGTCCTGGCAGTGGCCAAAAAGCAGGTGCTGCTGCGCCCCCGCAGCCGCCCACGTCAGCAGGAGCagggccggcgccacagccaccaGAGGCGGCCAAGCCGAAGGACTCgccagctgcagctgcagccatCCCCACACCAGCTCCACCTAACGCCAAGAGCGACGAGTCCAAAATCTCGGAGCAGCCTGAGATGGGATCCCAAGCACCTACTCAGTTGGTAGTTGTGGGCTCCCCACTAGAAAAGCCTCCTACAGATCAGTCACCTTCACAGTTGGGAGTAGTGGACTCTCCATCAAAAGAGCCTGTTACAGTTCAGGCATCTCCACAGTTGGGACTCGTGGGCTCCTCATTAGAAAAGCCTCTTAAAACACAGTCACCTCCACAGTTGGAAGTTATGGGCTCCCTACCAATAGTTCAGGCATCTCCTGAGACAGGAAACCTGGTCTCCCCACAAGAAAAGCCTCCTACAGCCCAGGCACCTCCACAGTTGGGAGTTATGGGCTCCCCACCAGAAAAGCCTCCTACTGCCGAGGAATCTCCACAGTTGGGAGTCATGGTCTCCCCACCAGGTAAGCCTCCTATAGCTCAGGCACCTCCGCGGTTGGGAGTCGTTGGTTCTCCAGCGGAAAAGCCTCCACCACCCAAGAAGGATGTTGCTTCAAACAATGAACCAAAGCCGAGTGTTCCAGTGCAAAGTGAACCTCCGAAGGAACAGCCCACAGTTCCTCAGCCTACCAGTCAGCCTTTACCACAACCACTGGTCGGTGACCCCTCCCTCAGTCCTGAACCCAGTGATAAAACGCGAGAGGTGCCCATAGAAAAATCTCAGACGGAAAAGAGCTCACAGCCTATTGCTCCACGAAAGGTACAAGATCCTGAAAGAGATCTTGCAGATAAGAATAAAAAGGTATCGTCAAATTCAGCAAAGGCAGCATCTAATGGACAGCCCTCTAAACAGCATGCAGAGAAACAGAACAAACGCCAAGTGGCTAAGGAAAGCGTCCAAACGAATTCTGTACTGAAAGGAGATCCTAATGCCAAAAAGCCGTCGGGAATAGATAACAAGCAAAGCACTCAGGACAAAGTAACAGAAAAACAAGAGTCTAGTAGTGAACCCAAAACAACGAAAGACAACACAGCAGCAAAAGCGAACGAAGTAAAAGACGAACCAAACAAAAATCAGCTTGCTGGAGCAACGTCGGAGACTCTCATTAAGCAAAATAGTGGGAACGAAGTCTCCGAAAAGGTAACGGATGCGGAGGCACCAAAACCGAAGGACTCTAACAAAAATACACCTGCCCCCGCGACAGAGAACATAAAATCGGCAGAGAAACGAGAAACATCGAAAGACCAAACAGCTGATGGAAAGACGTCAGAACAAAAATTTCCAACAGCACCAGGAAATCAGCAGAAGCCACCATCACCAAAAACCGAGCCCAATGAGAAAGTTAATAAAAATGCACCGTCAAAGAAAAGTAAACAGAAAAACGAGACGGGTGTGTCCCAGAGTGAAGGGGCTCCAAATTTGAAGGAAGTGAAGCCAGCAAGCAAAGGCGGAAAGAAGGATACCACTAAAACGGCTACCGGTGCTGAGATTTCGCCAGAAGTGAAAGAAGCACCTAATTTGTCCATAACAACGGAAAATTCGAAAAAATCTCCCTCTAACATACTCCTAGAGACTGAACTTCCAACTTTAGAAGCAGTTGCGTCTAATCACTCGGCCCAAGTCAAAGACGATGGCAGCAAAATGAATCAGCAAACTAAGATCGCAACGGATCCCAAAGACAGCAAAGAAGGTCCCAGTAAGGATGAGGCACAATCTAAATCGAGCGGCAAGAAGAAGAATCGTCAGCGGAAGAAATCGGTTTCAGAAGACGCTAAGCCGTCAGAGGCGAATGACAATAAGGGACCACAAGAGGTTGCCAAGCCcaaaaacaatgaaaagaaaaagcCGGCACCTGCTTCACCATCCAAGGAAAAGGAATCAAACCGCGACACTGCTTCAGCGCCTGGGGAGAAGAATCGAAAGAATGTGTCTGGTGAAAGTGCAGGTACAGGACCTAAAGTTTCACCAGAGAAGTCGCCCACGGTAGAGAAGTCTCCGGTAACTGCTGAGAAAGACTCGTCAGACAAAACACAAGTAATAAATGCTGAGTCACAACCCGAAgaacaagaagcttcaaagaaaaagaaacgaaatcgtcataagaagaagaacaaagttGGAGATAATTCTACCGATGAAAACGTCGAGGGAGGAAAACAGCAAGATACGAATGTAACGGCTGTCGGCGGCGAACGCAAAGCAAAGGAGAAACAACAAACTACCGCGCCGCCAACAAATAAGTCGAAAGGTCAGCAAAAAGATTCCCAGCCGGGCCAAACAAAGGCGAGTAAGGGAACACAGCCAGTTCCTACAACGACGCAAGATGGTCAACCGTCGGATGAAACTCCAGCAAAACAAGCCTCTGGTACAACCACCCAAACAGCATCTGCTAAGAAACGGAACCGCCGCAAGAAGAAGGGGGCCTCAGGGATAGAGAAAGACGGTGATGCCAGCATACTGCCAGAGAGCAAGTCTGCAGAATCAAAAGAAACATCAGTTGCCAAACCAGAAGAACAAAAACCGAGAGTTAATATTCCATCAACGCAAACGAAAACGGACGAGACCaataaaaagaaaactgattcAAAGGCAACAACTAAGCCCGAGAAACCTCAGCAACAAGATGCTCAGTTCTCTGAGGGGACCGAAGACCAATCTGAAAATTTCGTAGAAGTTAAATCGAAGaataagagaaacaagaaaaagaaactaGATTCAGCAGAGGCAAAGGAGGATAGTGCTAGATCTCTCTCCTCGTCTAATAATGTGTCAAAAATTGGCCCAGAGAACATTGTAGACGCGAGCGTCAGTAGCAGTGAGGGCAACACGGGAACGGAAAATGCGGGTGGCGATTCTGTGAAAGAAGTGACGAACAAAGTGTCGCCACCGAAAATTAGCCAAGAAGCCAGAGAGCAGAAGATGCTAAATAAGAAATTGGCAGAACGAGCACAGCTTAAgattaagaaacaaattgaatctAATGCTCTGTCAGAAGTGGAGAAATCGGAGAAATACTTAGAAACCATAACAAAAAACCTCCGGGAACTGACTAAACTGCGTTCATCGAGACTGGAAGATGTCCTACAACAACCAGGCGATGAAGAATTCGATTACGAATACACACCGGTTCAGAGAAATACCTTTCTCGCAACAACGTGCCACGTTTGCAAAGAGTCAAAGCAGAGGGAGGTGATGAAGGTCTGCGAACAGTGCCACTTAATGAGCTACTGCTCTGAAGAGCATCAGAAATCTGACTGGTCAGCGCACAAAGATCTCTGTCAAGCTGTCAGCGAAATGTGCAAAGAAAGAGGCACAGATAATCTCTACGCTCCAGCTGTGGGTCTCTCCGCAGAAGAATATAGGGGATATAGAATGAACGCACTCCTCGAGTGTTCTGCTATTCTAAACCGTCAACTGGAGCCATACGAACAGGAAATTATTTTGTATCCTAATGTGTGCCATACTTGTCATTTGCCTTCTGCCGCCAATCTGCACACTTGTGAGTCGTGCAGTATGGTGAGCTACTGCTCGCCTGAACACAGGCCGCCAAACCACGACGTGTGGTGTCACGACCTACAACTGTACAAAAGTTTAATTATATACCAGAGCAGAAACGGCGTCATAAACCCACAGCTGCCAGTGTTTCTCCCCGAGAGCTTCCAGCCGCTCAGTGGTGACATGCAGTCGGATCTGCTGAAGCTTTCCGGCGGTGTGGAAGCCAGTCCCTTAGAGCGAGCAGTACTCTCCGAAATTGCCACCGGGCCGCTCACAGCTCTCTTCGCACTTCAAAAGTCGAATAAAGTCAGCGGAACTACGGAGAAgctggtagtccatttcgtggGCGCAGAGTGGTCGTTCGAAATGGAAAGAGCCGACAAGTGGGAGGCATTCCTGCTGCACCTAGTTCCCAGCCTGAAAGCTCTAGTCCTCGTCTTCGTCGGGCCTGAGGTGTGCAGTCTGCCACCGGAAGCGCGGGGTCTAATGCAGAAGCAGTCCACACTGTGCCCTCAGTGCCAGGAGAAATTCCGCACCGTGGAAATGGTAATCCCTCCACAGACCTTTTACCACGAGTACGTCGCTTCGCAGGACTACATCCCGCCCACCATCATCTGTGCCTACAACGCTGGACTGTACAGGCCGAATGGTCACAAGGATATAGACTCCTGGTCCGACACCGTGACAGCGCTGTTGAAAGATCCTAGTGTCCCAGTCGCGGTTACATCGTACACTGCGGAGGAAGTACTCAAGGATGCAGAAAGGCTGCAGCATCATAGGGCATTGAACTTTGTCTTGCCACCCTCGCAGAATCCGTACCGCAGTCTGAGGCCTAATAGAAACTTCGCCAGCGATGACGTCACGCCCGTCATCTTCAAGAACTACTACATAATGATAGCAACATCGCTTGCACAATGA